From Eremothecium sinecaudum strain ATCC 58844 chromosome III, complete sequence:
GGTTGTGGGTCGAACGATGGCTTAAAGGGCGCTTTGTCATCTCCTGCATTGGTTCCTGTCGCCAAAGAAGACTCTAAGGTTAAGTCTCCTAGATTTGTTCCATCTGCGGTGTTTTTACCTCCCGAAACTACTCCTAATGGCAATAGGGTTTCAACGATTATATACCCTAATATCTCAAACCAAAGCCAGAGTGCACCTAGTGTTGCGGAATCTGAAGAGCTCCTTAGCAAAAAACAAGATATTCCATATTTGGACGTGATAAGCAATTCTCCACAAGATCGCAGTGAGGATGGTTTCTCGGAAAATTCCGATATGTTCGGTGACCCACCCTATCCAATGGATAATGTTGATCGAAGATTACAAAATTTACTCCCATACAGTGCTACTGAACCGAATCCAAAGCATGATAATTTTGTCCGGTTAACGGGTGGAACTGAGCAACCTCCAATTCTCCCACCATTGCCAATGGTAAATAAAAACCAAAGCGAATCTAGCTATGAATTAACTTATCCAGAGCTCGGCAGATCTCGGGCTGATCTTGACAAATTATACGACAGCTTCTCTCAAACTCCTTTTGGTAGTGAAGTCGCTGTGAGAAGAGCTTCATTAGCTCCTCCTCGGAACTCAGACTCCATTCTCTTCCGAGACTCATTTTATGTTACAGAGGAGTCATATGATGCGTTCCGGTCTTCCTCTCAAAAATTTAGTGAAGATCCCTCTGCGACGGCTAAACCTAGCCCAGATGATACCACCCATAATTTTATTTCTGAAGATAGGAAAAGCCATAATGCTCCAAATGAAGAACAATTTACAGATACGATTGCTAATGGGGGTATGATGGATGATATTTATGGCCTTTCCCAAGGTTTAAAGAAAATGACACTCGAAGACATGGCCACAGCTAAAAATCGCCGGGAAAACGCAGAGAGTGGGTTAAGCAATAATTTCATTGCCTCGAAAAATTACGAagctaatatattcgaTCCAGACTACGTGGAAGAGCAAAACATCATGTTACAATCGGAGAGCAATTACAGTGCGGGCGGTTCAATATATTCGGGCCAGGATCAGAGCCATTATGCATCAGAGGAAAGCGCCAGCCGTACCCTTGATTTTAACAGTGCTGATATATATGGAGAAAGCTCACAGAATAGAGAGGTGCATAGATCCCCTAGATCTTTTGATAGCCCAACTAAACTGTCACCTGGCAGCGGGTTGGCTGAAATATCACCGACATTTAGCAGCTTAAAGCAGAACTTGGGCCTCCCACGTAATGCTTATATGAATCAGAAATCATTCGGTTTAAGAAATTACCAGCAACCCTCATTTTCACAACAACCAGTTATACCCGAAGCTCCACCAAAACCATATCATCGCCCAGCTCCTCCTAATAGCGCAATTTCCTCGCAAATGTCACGCGTATCAAATATGAGCTCACCTCAACCTTCAACAACAAGAAACTGGGCTGGTGGCAGCCCAATGT
This genomic window contains:
- the SKG3 gene encoding Skg3p (Syntenic homolog of Ashbya gossypii AFR684C; Syntenic homolog of Saccharomyces cerevisiae YNL278W (CAF120) and YLR187W (SKG3)), whose product is MLEMRSSDVEASGSSTGIGGDKGSEGRISPELVPIVTLLSAQAHRRYQEGVFLVLKDLNSDGTAAERIWREVYGVLIGTQLALWDAKQLAIHGYDPEKLTKAASKPMYINFTDSSFKALVNDDKVGAGGKRKLPNTITVSTTLKNRYFLQFNNKESFERWFAALRLSSYEFTALQEAYTGALLSTRGALLSDIGVILADTKFGYEEWVNVRFGAGMRWKRCYAVIIQPKKGKVTSEYGQINFYESDKKYKKAVPMATVTSARAAYAIYPSSPMMIDSSTMIKVEGTVSFPDGNGVKDTDIFLMPEIHSAVPGYDTIIRFLIPTMNVFRLYGRPKSLNANRVDPKSLLYSLPTLPHLHYLQVEDLQPLINNPTCFNWNAQSWRDQIKVLLKTKLDRGYTGCGSNDGLKGALSSPALVPVAKEDSKVKSPRFVPSAVFLPPETTPNGNRVSTIIYPNISNQSQSAPSVAESEELLSKKQDIPYLDVISNSPQDRSEDGFSENSDMFGDPPYPMDNVDRRLQNLLPYSATEPNPKHDNFVRLTGGTEQPPILPPLPMVNKNQSESSYELTYPELGRSRADLDKLYDSFSQTPFGSEVAVRRASLAPPRNSDSILFRDSFYVTEESYDAFRSSSQKFSEDPSATAKPSPDDTTHNFISEDRKSHNAPNEEQFTDTIANGGMMDDIYGLSQGLKKMTLEDMATAKNRRENAESGLSNNFIASKNYEANIFDPDYVEEQNIMLQSESNYSAGGSIYSGQDQSHYASEESASRTLDFNSADIYGESSQNREVHRSPRSFDSPTKLSPGSGLAEISPTFSSLKQNLGLPRNAYMNQKSFGLRNYQQPSFSQQPVIPEAPPKPYHRPAPPNSAISSQMSRVSNMSSPQPSTTRNWAGGSPMSNCSSPQMQSWQPSMFPASQPPSSPSGTQNAIRQ